The segment AGCCAGGGAAGTAAGGCATATCGCTCAGACCATAGCCATTGGTCTTGAACTGCCCGTTCTCCTCCTTCTTCATGTTCCCGTCCATATACTTGACGAGCAGGTACTCACCGAGCTTCTTCCAGCGGTGTGTCGCATAGTCAGCGGTCTCACAGGAGAAGGTCGTGAGGACTTCGCGAGCCTTCATCGGGTCTTGCTTGTAAATGGCTAGAGCCTGCTGATCGATCTCCGAGACGATCTTGTCGAAGCTCTGCTCCAGCTGCTGCTGTACGGGACGAATATCCTTCATCATAGGAGCATAGCGCGCGTAAGCCATATTGGCGACCCAGTTGTGGATCCAGAAAGCGCTTGTCCAGGAGAAGTGCATCATATCGCCATTGCCCACACGGTAGCACTCAGGCGTGCGTAGTGAAGAGCAGTAGACGGGCGTAAAGACAGCCGTGTTCGCATCATCTACACCAAACCACAAGATGCTGAAAGCGTCAGGCAGGTTGGGTCTAAGCTGAGCTACTAGCACGAAGCCGGTCTGCTGCGTAGCGATCGCACGCTCATTGACGTAGGTCTGACCATCTACCTCGAAGGTCATCGGGCGCCAGCGGTAAGGCACAGCGTAGGGACCAGCACCTACGTCCTTAGTCATATCCATCGGTGTACCCTCGTAGTGGTCACGCATCATGTCTCGTACGTCAGCGACAGAGAGCTTGCGGTTGGGGACAACGTAGAGTGGCATAGGCTTGGAGGCCTTCTCATCACCCATGACGAAGCGCTCGTACTGCTTCATGTTGTCGCTAAACTTATTGAAGAAAGCCCACACACGCGCCTCGCAGCCACGTAGACCGCCTGGTGTGTAGGGGTTGTAAGCCTTTTGGAAGCTAAAGTCACGATCCGAACCATTGAAGAAGCCTCTCTCACGAGCGAAGTCGATTACGTCGGGAGCGTAGAGACAGTTCTCAGGATCGTTGAACTTGATCTGCTGGATACGAGATTGGTTAGCATGTGCTGAGATTGCATTGTCAGGGATACGCATAGCGACCCATACGGCGCCCTTGCCGTACTTACCCTTGCTGACTATCTCAAGGACCCATGCCTCGTTCTTGTCAGCTATGGAGATGCTCTCACCAGAGCTAGCGTAGCCATACTCCTTGACCAGTGTAGTCATCACCTCGATAGCCTCACGAGCCGTCTTAGCGCGCTGCAAGGTTACATAGATCAGGCTACCATAGTCCATCAAGCCATTAGGATCCATCAGCTCCTCACGACCACCCCATGTAGACTCAGTGATAGCTAGTGCGTGCTCATTCATATTGCCGATGACGGCGTAGGTGTGTGCTACTTCGGGTATCTGTCCGAGAGGCTTGCCCGAGTCCCACTCAGTGATCTGTCTCATAGAGCCAGGAGCGTGGTCGGCAGCTGGCCAGTAGTATAGCTCACCATAGAGCGTGTGTGAGTCAGCACTATAAGAGATCATCACCGATCCATCGGCGGAGGCGTTCTTGCCAACGAGTAGCCCTGTGCAGGCGTAGCTCTGGCTCGTGCCTAGGAGTAGAAGTGTAGTGAGTAGGGCTAATAGCCTAGTCAGTGCATTCTTTGTCATAGTTCTTGATTACTATATTGTTAGGATTGATATGTGCAGTATATAAAAGAAGGAATCACCAACCTTCCACACTGTGGTGCGATTGGTGATTCCAAAGATACGAAAAAAAGAAAGAAGGCACAGGGGAACAACCATATCGATAAAAACATTTGTGCCTTCTTTCTGGTGCCCATAGCGCCCTCGTAAAAAGCTTAAATCCAAAGGCAGGCACAGTGCGTGTCACCACGCAATACATTTATTTTACTTCCGAGACCTGCACATCGTGCGGGTTTTTCTGTTTCCTTAGAGGACCTACTTATGAGAAGGTTTAATTGGGAAGACGAAAAAGAGTAAAAGATTCGTCCTTGCTGTCCTGACTTGTCAGACGCTAGCGACTCGATGCTACGCTCAGGCTCCTCTCCCGCTCTAGGTCTCTAGTAGGTACATCGGACTGCAGTGGTTGCGCTGCAGAGGTGTGACGTAGACATCCTTGCCGACACGGATCCCCTCAGAGAAGAGACGTATGTCGAAGGTCTTGCGGACTAGCTCGGGGTGGTTGTTCTCCTTGCTGAGGTGGCAGAGGAAGACATTGCGCATCGTCGGTTTCCAGATACGACAGAGGAACTCTACTGACTCATCATTGCTTAGGTGCCCTAGAGGTCCACTGATTCGCTTCTTGAGGAAGGGCGGGTACTTACCAATTCGGAGCATCTCGGGATCGTAGTTGGACTCCAGCACCAGATGGTGCGCCAGGCTAGCGTAGTACTCTATCGTTGGGGTCAGATGACCTATGTCTGTCGCTAGGGTAAAGGAAAAACCATCCTCCGAAGAGATATGGTACCCCACATTGTCTGCACTATCGTGAGGTACGGAGAATGGGGTTACCACCAGTCCGA is part of the Porphyromonas asaccharolytica DSM 20707 genome and harbors:
- a CDS encoding MBL fold metallo-hydrolase — encoded protein: MIRFMSLASGSTGNCYYLEHDGQGLLIDAGIALYDIKTGLEQAALSLEHDVQAILLTHNHADHARTVGKLANRYGLPVYATHPVQCGLDYMRGMERIKHDRRYAIEPEVPFELIGLVVTPFSVPHDSADNVGYHISSEDGFSFTLATDIGHLTPTIEYYASLAHHLVLESNYDPEMLRIGKYPPFLKKRISGPLGHLSNDESVEFLCRIWKPTMRNVFLCHLSKENNHPELVRKTFDIRLFSEGIRVGKDVYVTPLQRNHCSPMYLLET
- a CDS encoding dipeptidase is translated as MTKNALTRLLALLTTLLLLGTSQSYACTGLLVGKNASADGSVMISYSADSHTLYGELYYWPAADHAPGSMRQITEWDSGKPLGQIPEVAHTYAVIGNMNEHALAITESTWGGREELMDPNGLMDYGSLIYVTLQRAKTAREAIEVMTTLVKEYGYASSGESISIADKNEAWVLEIVSKGKYGKGAVWVAMRIPDNAISAHANQSRIQQIKFNDPENCLYAPDVIDFARERGFFNGSDRDFSFQKAYNPYTPGGLRGCEARVWAFFNKFSDNMKQYERFVMGDEKASKPMPLYVVPNRKLSVADVRDMMRDHYEGTPMDMTKDVGAGPYAVPYRWRPMTFEVDGQTYVNERAIATQQTGFVLVAQLRPNLPDAFSILWFGVDDANTAVFTPVYCSSLRTPECYRVGNGDMMHFSWTSAFWIHNWVANMAYARYAPMMKDIRPVQQQLEQSFDKIVSEIDQQALAIYKQDPMKAREVLTTFSCETADYATHRWKKLGEYLLVKYMDGNMKKEENGQFKTNGYGLSDMPYFPGYDKAYYERIAETTGDLLKINE